One window of the Corynebacterium glutamicum ATCC 13032 genome contains the following:
- the pcaD gene encoding 3-oxoadipate enol-lactonase: protein MAILHSVSYGTSDNTLVFIGSLGSTTDMWLPQLDALHKDFRVIAVDHRGHGLSELIEGTPTVADLAQDVLDTLDDLGVGNFGVIGLSLGGAVAQYLAATSDRVTKAAFMCTAAKFGEPQGWLDRAAACRENGTGSLSEAVIQRWFSPTWLENNPASREHFEAMVAGTPSEGYALCCEALATWDFTDRLGEITVPVLTIAGADDPSTPPATVQIIADGVGGESRAEVLSPAAHVPTVERPNEVNELLAQHFA, encoded by the coding sequence ATGGCTATTTTGCACAGCGTTTCCTACGGAACTTCCGACAACACCTTGGTGTTCATTGGCTCGTTGGGTTCCACCACCGACATGTGGCTGCCACAGCTGGATGCCTTGCATAAGGATTTCCGCGTCATCGCTGTTGATCACCGCGGACATGGTCTGTCTGAACTCATCGAAGGCACCCCCACTGTGGCGGATCTGGCGCAGGATGTGCTGGATACCCTCGATGACCTGGGTGTCGGAAACTTCGGCGTCATCGGACTATCTCTCGGCGGAGCGGTTGCACAATACTTGGCGGCCACCTCTGATCGTGTCACCAAGGCAGCATTCATGTGTACCGCTGCAAAATTCGGCGAGCCCCAGGGCTGGCTAGATCGCGCCGCAGCGTGCCGCGAAAACGGCACTGGTTCTCTGTCCGAAGCTGTGATCCAGCGCTGGTTCTCCCCCACTTGGTTGGAGAACAACCCAGCGTCCCGCGAGCACTTCGAAGCCATGGTTGCCGGCACCCCATCTGAGGGTTACGCGCTGTGCTGCGAGGCGTTGGCAACCTGGGATTTCACCGATCGCCTGGGAGAAATCACCGTGCCAGTGCTCACCATCGCAGGTGCCGATGACCCCTCCACTCCTCCAGCAACCGTGCAGATCATTGCCGATGGCGTTGGCGGCGAGTCCCGCGCAGAGGTCCTAAGCCCAGCCGCGCACGTACCAACCGTGGAACGTCCAAACGAGGTAAATGAACTGCTAGCACAGCATTTCGCTTAA